The DNA sequence AAGTAGCGAGCGCTAGCTCGCACGGAGcatgataaacaaaaaagcatGTAAGTATAAAAGCTAGTTTTCTGTAACCTATATGTCATGTGGCATACAACACTTCTATGTTAATCTAGTTCCTTGTAGCCTCTGTCATGTGGCATACATGTACCTCTAGGTTTTTCTCGTCAAGCTGGGTGCGCATGAATCCCACTTCCTTGTTGCGTTTGTCTAGCTGTATCTGAACCGCATGTAGATGGTTCTCCCATTCTGCCTTCTTTGCAGTCACCATCAAGTCAATCTGACGCATAAgctgtcaataaaaaaaatactaatcAGCagaactgcaaaaaaaaaattgaagggctttttttcatacaaagtATTAGGATACAGGAAGCAATGGTTTGAAGTGATTGttgcacttttttatttttcaattttccccAATAGACCAATTTGTAGTTCCACTATGACTGCTGGACATACAGACTAAGGACGCATACATACAGTGTAAGCCTCGACTTGAGGCAAATTTCATGCGCATACCAGCGAGAATCCTCTGGAACTTggaataaaacaatgcaaaaacctGTGAATACTTCATGATTTCGCTGGTATTTGCAATTGATTCAATTGAAACCAAGGCttgcactgtatttatgcgtcctCGGTGCCTATAACCAGCAGGCACAGTGGAACTCGAAACTTGACTATTAGTCATGAACAATacttatatgtttttattctaGACCTATTACTGTTAGTCGCCATAAGAGTATACAAATTGATCATTGTCTGATACTTTAGCATTTAATTACATctatttataagaaaataTCTTATTTAGATCTTCTTAAATACTGTATAGTACAATTATATATCATTTCTTCTAAGTAACagtattttgaaaacaaattatcaaaaaaaatgttcagtTCTTTCCTTAATGAAAATACTACATTTaattcttttgaaaaaaattcaaacaccATGGAATAAAAAATCTAAGACAAGTACTGTATCagcaataattaaaaaaaagaaacatgaaATTTCTAGCATGTGAATTAGTTGATACTCAACCTTATAATGCATTATATCCCAGCACTGGGTACAAAGTCCACTACTACACGTCAAACAAGATGACAACGCTTCTCTTTTCTCACATTTTACACACAGAAAGCCAGACATTTCTCTACCCAATGCCCTGCTGATCATGGACTTTCTCAGAGAGCTTAAATGCCAGTTTGGTGGCATGGTAGAATATCAAACATCCTTGAGATAACCCAGTGCTCACTCATCTTTATAGTGGTCAGTCCACAGGATCACAGCAGGTGGCTCAATTGGAAACAATTACAGTGGCGTATTATAACAGTGTTGATTAGGAATGAGGTTTATGTGCAATACAAAGAAGCTTTAGTTTAAACGTGACaatttcaataatttaaaacaCAATTGGATGATAACTGAGATGAGTAGGGGTTTATTATTCATCCTTTGAAAATTCAATTATATTTGGAAATTATACAACAGTAACTATCAAATTCTGGACTGAAAATCGAGCCTATATtgagctgttttttttttttttaactgggACTAATTTCATTTTACAACTAGAAATCCAAGGTGCAAGTCATATCCTTCAAACAGGAAAATATTATGAATTTTTAGACATAAATGGTAACTACTATGTACAACATCAACTCAAATATtgctaaaatgtttttttcccaGAATCCTTACCTCTCGTAGTTCCTGTTCGCATGATGTGAGATTTCCCTTAAGATTTAAACTGGAaagaaaaacgaaaaacaCAAATTCAAATTTATTTCTAGCTTTGGAAGTATCATTAATGATAGTCCCATAATTATAAAACTTTAGGACTAAATATTTGCATAATTATCCATAATGAGCATAGATTTCACCTGCTCATACATTCTATACAAAGTTTAAAGAAGCTTGTTAATAATTAATAGACAAAGAAAGCTTCAAAATCCAAGAAACTCCTAGAAACTTAACTTCAAAGATTTTCTGAATTTAGTCCAAAATAATGAGTGGAAAGCGGTCAAGAACTCCTAGTCTTAAAAATATGCGTCAGATCACAGAGATGCAGAATGCGGCTAGAGCAGGGAAGTTCAGTGAAGCGGTAAGAGTAAATAGAATAAATAGTGTGAGTTGCACAAATCAACTACAGACTGTTTTAATATAACTTTAAATCAATTTGAGTAATTTTTCAGATTCTAGGAGTTTTAATTTAAGAACTTCTGTACTGTATGCTCTTTGCTAAACAACGATCATTGAAAATCTGTTTGATTTATTGCTGTGCTTAACCTTAAGCAATTTAATctttaaatataattttatctttATTAACCATTTGAAAACTATCACTAAGTCTCAGAAGGCTAACAAAACCTGATCAGATGTGTGTCCAAGGGGTCAAGACCCCACCCCGCCCATGTGATGTGCTGAGTCCGACTCATGTTGACCCCTTTGTTGGTAGTTAAGACGACTGTTAattttgtgtgtatttgggATGGAATTAGTGACCTATCACAAGGAGCTAAAGCCAATGATTTGAAATTACAGTAATTGATCCTTGGTCAGTGTATTACTACTTCAGACCCCACCCTGCATTTTTCTCCAAACACTGAGTTAAGGATGTCATTTTGTGGGGGAGTGGAGAGGGTGCAGCTTTTTACAGGAAAATTGGTTAACGTGACCATCAAAGATAGCTTATAGGGTCTATGCAAGTATATTGACTCTTTAGCAAAGATGGTCtaattaaataaacaaaaaacaaagaatttaTAATTCCACATAACAGTCAAGCTGATTGATTTATGCTGCATTTTCACTGTGAGATCCACAATGCATCAATTTAGTATCCCTGCATTCATAGATAAAGTAAACAAGCacgataacaataataaacagCATCAGCATATCATATAAACTccaaaaattataattaagtTATTGGTGTTTCTGCTGTGAAAGTACTTAAGTTAAGTTAATGGACTTCGTGCGAAATAATGGACCTCACAGGACCCACGCGCCGATATAAGCGTGCTTGATTGGTTTGGTCCTACAGGTTATCATTCTAACAACTATCGATGAAACCACAACAACTTGTAAACCATGACCCCGTAACGTCTTGTcactagcaacaacaacaagcaaAATGACATACGCGTGTTGTGTGTATGACTTGAGGGGTTGTGACTTTACCTGTCTCTAAAAATACCAGAAAATGATTCCAATTCCATGACGAAAACGTGCTGTTTCAAAAATCATCTAAATCCAACAGCCATACTTAATCTCGGCTTGAAAATGCAAACTTTGTGCAAATTTAGCGCCTGACTGTCAAGACAAGAAAGCCATCTGTTGACAACAAGACGACAGCGCGGCACTTCGGTATCGATTGTTACCCGAATTGTCGACTGCATTCAATACCATCACATGGTGCAGCTATAACGAGTTAATGTGACTACTTAGGAGGAAGCCATGCATTCTTGACCAGTTAATCGCTTGGTTTTGTTCAACGAGATCCGGCGTCTTTTCAAACTTTGCCTCTTGTTTAATATGCTTTGGTACCAGGCCTTACGTGAGATCGCGTGGGCGCttagccatcaacaacaagaaaaaaaaaagaaaaatacaaaacaataatGATATGATAGTGATAAGAAAATTTATACGTACTTTGGGCATCTATCTAGACACGTTAGTTAAGAAAGATAAAAGTATAGTAAAAAACTCCTCTCTCTTCTCCAACAATGAAGTACATTTCAAATCACTGCAGAATTAAAGTATCTAAATATATAGCTTTCTCTCCATAATCTGCCGCTGAATTCAAATCTTTCGGATAACtaaggaaaatagaaaagtgcaaccttttttattatcatgcCCTTTTTTCCGACTAAAACCCGAACAATTGCCGACACCTTGCCGATttaatccaagatggcggcggccACATCAGGTCGAATAACACAAATGGTGGGTTTCGCTTGAATTTTATCACCAGCCGCGAACACGTCAACAGCCATGCCACCTGTAAAAGATGCCAATTGAGCCTATTTCGTAGAAATGACTTCTTAATAAGCTCGCTGAATTAAATACTTGGGTATATTACTTTGAGAAAGAAACTTACAGTCGTCAGAAACAGAAACCAACAACACCAAATTAGCTAATTTCTACTCATCTTTTATTTGCAATTCAATGTTATCCTTTCTAAAATGCCCTCCTGATGAATTGCAGGAGAAGAAGAGACTCCAGGCTTTCTTGGGCGAATTACTGCGTACTGGATGCTTGAAGGTGAGGCAAGATatgaaaaatgaaatgaaatggaaaaaaaaattgatgaaATTGAAATATTTCTTCTAACAGACTAACCAAGTTTGCAATAATTTCTATATATAAAATGTCAAAAATATGAAATTAGTTAGCAATGTCCTTAATTGTCCCTTACCATCCCCATGGCTCTACTGCTATAATTTTCTGGTTGCTTAGTAACTAGTGCATTTCTAAGTGAAATATGTGCATTTTAGGGATTCAAGTATTTTGCCCTCTATCTGAGAGGAAGAGAGGAGTTGATATGCCGTGTTCTTAATGAACCAATGGTGAGTAAATACTTGCAGTGAATATTTAGAGTAAATTTACTTATAAacttacttatttatttatacctAACTCAAGATAGCCATTGTTGCAACAATTATTACATTTTCAGGGCTGCCAATGTGGTGACTCTGTCCCTGTTAAACTTGTCAAAATCTTCCTCTCCAAATAACCCTTAAAAAGGTCCTTTATGGTAATTTGTTGAGAAAGCTTTGGGGGAGGTTCTGTAACAATATTTCCAGAGACTTTGCACTGACGAATTTTCTGAATTGTGTTATTGAACTACTGTATCAGATTGACTTCTAATTTTACTTATCAATTAAATATTGATCCCAGTCTTCAGAGATCCTGTCTTACTACACATCACCAACGTCTGGGAAAATGAGGAGTGGTTCATCAAGCTTTACCTTTGATTCACCTCCAGCTCTGCCTCGCAATGAGTAAGTCAACCCAACAATGATCACAATTTATAAACATCAACCCtcacatgtttgttttctaacCCAAAACTTGGGCACTTTTCATTttctatttcacaaaaaaaacctttattgATATAAATGAGCAATGAACTTTGTTTGACTGGGTTTGAGACAATGAACTTTaccataaataaaaacattcacCTCAGTCAATAACACTAACATCTGCAAGACCAGTAATAAGTTAATATCTAATCCTTTGTTCCTGCACTTTTTTGCCATTATAGTCAATCGCTTATCATGTCTGCCAACACACAAAAAAGGTAAGCCTCATTTTACCTCATTCAAATTCAACAAGTTAGCCCTATACAAAACCAGAGGGCATACAAGGAGTATTcatattattatattctttGGGTCCTAGAAAAATTAATAGATCACTAAACTGTTTTATTTACATATTtgtatataaaatgatggttgaaggctttcatagaaagtgctcaatactcgaaagtagagcggtgtatagtgttggtttgagaaaaatatatttgtatatatatttttctaataTTATTTCTAATGATATTTAACCATAGCactgtaataaaaataagcaGCTTCTATCTAAATGCATAATATCATACATAACTTACTAAAGGTTAGATTATGCACAAAATAACACTTCCCAGTTCTGGATCTGCAACCCCTAAAATATCTAGTTCCCAGTCCCTTACACCAGCCTGTCTTTCCAGCCTTAGTGGATATGGGTTTATGGATATCTTGTTCCCAGTCCCTTACACCAACCTGTCTTTCCAGCCTTAGTGGATATGGGTTTATGGATATCTAGTTCCCAGTCCCTTACACCAACCTGTCTTTCCAGCCTTAGTGGATATGGGTTTATGGATATCTAGTTCCCAGTCCCTTACACCAACCTGTCTTTCCAGCCTTAGTGGATATGGGTTTATGGATATCTAGCTCCCAGTCCCTTACACCAACCTGTCTTTCCAGCCTTAGTGGATATGGGTTTATGGATATCTAGTTCCCAGTCCCTTACACCAACCTGTCTTTCCAGCCTTAGTGGATATATGTTTATGGATATCTAATTCCCAGTTCCTTACACCAACCTGTCTTTCCAGCCTTAGTGGATATGGGTTTATGGATATCTAGTTCCCAGTCCCTTACGCCAACCTGTCTTTCCAGCCTTAGTGGATATATGTTTATGGATATCTAGTTCCCAGTCCCTTACACCAACCTGTCTTTCCAGCCTTAGTGGATATGGGTTTATGGATATATAGTTCCCAGTCCCTCACACCAACCTGTCTTTCCAGCCTTAGTGGATATGGGTTTATGGATATCTTGTTCCCAGTCCCTTACACCAACCTGTCTTTCCAGCCTTAGTGGATATGGGTTTATGGATATCTAGTTCCCAGTCCCTTACACCAACCTGTCTTTCCAGCCTTAGTGGATATGGGTTTATGGATATATAGTTCCCAGTCCCTCACACCAACCTGTCTTTCCAGCCTTAGTGGATATGGGTTTATGGATATCTTGTTCCCAGTCCCTTACACCAACCTGTCTTTCCAGCCTTAGTGGATATGGGTTTATGGATATCTAGTTCCCAGTCCCTTACACCAACCTGTCTTTCCAGCCTTAGTGGATATGGGTTTATGGATATCGGCCTGCCACCTGCCAGCCCTAGTGAGCGTGATATTGACCTCAAGGTAGGATCCTTTCTTAGTCTCTCCAAACCAGAGCTTAGGGCAATGCTTGCTTTATAATCTTGCTACCACTACACCCTGTATTTTCTTGTTTGAGCCATAATATAGTTAAATGCTGAGTTCAGATAAATATATCTGCCTAATTTGAGTTTTGTTGATGTTTCAGGATGACAAATCTACACTATTTTTGATTGCATGCTATGCTCGGTACAACTGTCCCTATGTTTGGGTATGTATTGCAATCAGTGTAACTTATGTAataattggaacgatacaaaTGGCTTACAATAAAATTTACAGGTAAGGTCAAATCATGAGCGACTTGTGTGTTTTTCTGCTGATGAAGAAATTGCCAATCAACAAAAAGACAGTCCACTCAAGCTAAGGTCTACTTCAAGCTGGAAAAAGAGAGGTGAAATGCTTTCCTAATCACTAACGGTTAGATTGCTTTTGCATTTGGGTTTTCAAGTTTTTATGGGCAGTACTAAGGGTTGAATTCAATGGATGACATAATGAGTCATCTCTGGGGTTTTACTTTCTCTTCTAATGGTAGATGGTTAAGGAAACCCAAAGAAACTT is a window from the Nematostella vectensis chromosome 9, jaNemVect1.1, whole genome shotgun sequence genome containing:
- the LOC5506625 gene encoding uncharacterized protein LOC5506625 isoform X1, which gives rise to MSGKRSRTPSLKNMRQITEMQNAARAGKFSEAEKKRLQAFLGELLRTGCLKGFKYFALYLRGREELICRVLNEPMSSEILSYYTSPTSGKMRSGSSSFTFDSPPALPRNDQSLIMSANTQKSLSGYGFMDIGLPPASPSERDIDLKDDKSTLFLIACYARYNCPYVWVRSNHERLVCFSADEEIANQQKDSPLKLRSTSSWKKRDTKLWDIIAEIVKLCMYPAPLNPFTVDFKYFEGLPSGERLIATGAMASFLQKVVTSGEHAYNARVLDDLGELTRRHFKDLQTFTRQSHSAGANSQSYQVPPQQGTLYHQSGPLPPYSSQYQTQ
- the LOC5506625 gene encoding uncharacterized protein LOC5506625 isoform X2 is translated as MSGKRSRTPSLKNMRQITEMQNAARAGKFSEAEKKRLQAFLGELLRTGCLKGFKYFALYLRGREELICRVLNEPMSSEILSYYTSPTSGKMRSGSSSFTFDSPPALPRNDLSGYGFMDIGLPPASPSERDIDLKDDKSTLFLIACYARYNCPYVWVRSNHERLVCFSADEEIANQQKDSPLKLRSTSSWKKRDTKLWDIIAEIVKLCMYPAPLNPFTVDFKYFEGLPSGERLIATGAMASFLQKVVTSGEHAYNARVLDDLGELTRRHFKDLQTFTRQSHSAGANSQSYQVPPQQGTLYHQSGPLPPYSSQYQTQ
- the LOC5506625 gene encoding uncharacterized protein LOC5506625 isoform X3; this encodes MAAATSGRITQMEKKRLQAFLGELLRTGCLKGFKYFALYLRGREELICRVLNEPMSSEILSYYTSPTSGKMRSGSSSFTFDSPPALPRNDQSLIMSANTQKSLSGYGFMDIGLPPASPSERDIDLKDDKSTLFLIACYARYNCPYVWVRSNHERLVCFSADEEIANQQKDSPLKLRSTSSWKKRDTKLWDIIAEIVKLCMYPAPLNPFTVDFKYFEGLPSGERLIATGAMASFLQKVVTSGEHAYNARVLDDLGELTRRHFKDLQTFTRQSHSAGANSQSYQVPPQQGTLYHQSGPLPPYSSQYQTQ